One Halobaculum sp. CBA1158 DNA segment encodes these proteins:
- a CDS encoding transcription antitermination protein has translation MDAATFSREFRDDNETPLSRLGSSKSLYALTGGEMDAGAVRTAVAAEFALAGRTFESWSADEANGDAAALFGDVAEDAREHRDTADADVDPAGDDVHEYPEYDVLADLDATAERAGGLYGRLVLAHTRTEQTVGFFVGDADPASSNEFRAVRDDLDDRLDDALDLLASVCEGDDDGDWAAARDAADAVVDAAYDDYVETLESMGVKPKNVC, from the coding sequence ATGGACGCAGCCACCTTCTCGAGGGAGTTCCGCGACGACAACGAGACGCCGCTCTCCCGGCTCGGATCCTCGAAGTCGCTGTACGCGCTCACCGGCGGCGAGATGGACGCCGGGGCGGTCCGGACGGCCGTCGCCGCGGAGTTCGCGCTCGCCGGTCGCACCTTCGAGTCCTGGAGCGCAGACGAGGCCAACGGCGACGCCGCCGCGCTGTTCGGCGACGTGGCCGAGGACGCCCGCGAGCATCGGGACACGGCCGACGCCGACGTGGACCCCGCGGGCGACGACGTGCACGAGTACCCCGAGTACGACGTGCTCGCCGACCTCGACGCCACGGCCGAACGGGCCGGCGGGCTGTACGGCCGCCTCGTGCTCGCGCACACCCGAACCGAGCAGACGGTCGGCTTCTTCGTCGGCGACGCCGACCCGGCGTCCTCGAACGAGTTCCGCGCGGTCCGCGACGATCTCGACGACCGCCTCGACGACGCGCTCGACCTACTGGCCTCGGTCTGTGAGGGCGACGACGACGGGGACTGGGCCGCCGCCCGCGACGCCGCCGACGCCGTCGTTGACGCCGCATACGACGACTACGTCGAGACGCTGGAGTCGATGGGCGTGAAGCCGAAGAACGTCTGTTGA
- a CDS encoding stage II sporulation protein M → MPRPHDGPRSVADALRAAGRLLRDRPAAVLPAYLLALGVTAATQVPVVVAIAGTAAILAATGRLEPLVRALGEVMTAARESGSAGGGPAAGMAGDLPPGVGDAVTAAATPAVIATVALGGVGAVVVSVLARAVASAATYGTVWAALDGRPPLVSGVETIGRWRTFVGVAVVRAALVLLAVGLPLAVVAGVASRSGWTASAGSPAGEITTATGALAIFVGVAVVGIGGLVAALVWFLLAFAESAAVVDERGALGAVRGSVGFVRAHPARAVAFALVAVGGYVGVGIAVTVANAAGAGRLGGLFLPLVVVPLLEAGATALYAGVGVPAPVERPAVRTRLRRALADGWGELVAFLRGHPVTVLAGLGILAGGVVVGYATTAPYGVAVPPPADVAGVFGSVAVGPFLTIAVNNWLVSAGIAFGGLALGIPAASGLAFNGLLVGALAGVFDRAAFLALVAPHGVLELPVIAVAGGLGLHLGVVGWRGLRGRASAATVADEFERAAHVLVGIAILLVVAAAIEAFLTPRIAAAVLGG, encoded by the coding sequence ATGCCGCGTCCCCACGACGGTCCCCGGTCGGTCGCCGACGCCCTCCGCGCCGCCGGACGACTCCTCCGCGATCGCCCCGCAGCCGTCCTCCCCGCATACCTCCTCGCGCTCGGCGTCACCGCCGCCACACAGGTGCCGGTCGTCGTCGCGATCGCGGGCACGGCCGCGATCCTCGCCGCGACCGGACGGCTCGAGCCGCTCGTGCGCGCGCTCGGGGAGGTCATGACCGCCGCCCGAGAGTCCGGATCGGCCGGCGGCGGCCCGGCCGCGGGAATGGCGGGCGACCTGCCGCCGGGCGTCGGCGACGCCGTGACCGCCGCCGCGACGCCGGCGGTGATCGCGACAGTCGCGCTGGGCGGGGTCGGCGCGGTCGTCGTGAGCGTCCTCGCGCGCGCCGTCGCCTCGGCGGCGACGTACGGCACCGTCTGGGCCGCCCTCGACGGCCGACCGCCGCTGGTCTCGGGCGTCGAGACGATCGGTCGCTGGCGGACGTTCGTCGGCGTCGCGGTCGTGCGTGCGGCACTTGTCCTGCTCGCGGTGGGCCTTCCGCTGGCGGTCGTCGCCGGGGTCGCCTCTCGTTCGGGGTGGACCGCCTCCGCGGGCTCGCCGGCGGGCGAAATCACGACCGCGACGGGGGCGCTCGCGATCTTCGTGGGCGTCGCCGTCGTCGGGATCGGGGGACTCGTCGCCGCCCTCGTGTGGTTCCTGCTGGCGTTCGCCGAGTCGGCGGCCGTCGTCGACGAGCGCGGGGCGCTGGGTGCCGTCCGAGGCAGCGTCGGGTTCGTTCGAGCGCACCCGGCCCGCGCGGTGGCGTTCGCGCTGGTCGCCGTCGGCGGCTACGTCGGCGTCGGGATCGCCGTCACCGTCGCCAACGCCGCGGGCGCGGGCCGCCTCGGCGGACTGTTCCTCCCGCTCGTGGTCGTCCCGCTGCTGGAGGCGGGGGCGACCGCCCTCTACGCCGGCGTCGGCGTGCCGGCCCCGGTGGAGCGACCGGCCGTCAGGACCCGACTCCGGCGAGCGCTCGCCGACGGGTGGGGCGAACTCGTCGCCTTCCTTCGCGGCCACCCCGTCACCGTGCTCGCCGGCCTCGGGATCCTGGCCGGCGGCGTCGTCGTCGGCTACGCCACGACCGCCCCCTACGGCGTCGCGGTCCCGCCGCCGGCGGACGTGGCCGGCGTGTTCGGCTCCGTCGCCGTCGGCCCGTTCCTCACCATCGCGGTCAACAACTGGCTCGTGAGCGCCGGGATCGCCTTCGGCGGGCTCGCGCTCGGCATCCCGGCCGCCTCCGGGCTGGCGTTCAACGGGCTGCTCGTCGGGGCGCTCGCGGGCGTGTTCGACCGGGCCGCCTTCCTCGCGCTCGTCGCCCCCCACGGCGTGCTCGAACTGCCGGTGATCGCCGTCGCCGGCGGCCTCGGTCTGCACCTCGGCGTCGTGGGCTGGCGGGGCCTCCGCGGACGCGCCAGCGCCGCGACCGTCGCCGACGAGTTCGAGCGGGCGGCGCACGTCCTCGTCGGGATCGCGATCCTGCTGGTCGTCGCGGCGGCCATCGAAGCGTTCCTCACCCCGCGGATCGCGGCGGCGGTGCTGGGCGGGTAG